Proteins encoded in a region of the Methylosinus trichosporium OB3b genome:
- the rpsG gene encoding 30S ribosomal protein S7 → MSRRHRAEKREIIEDAKFGDTVVTKFMNSIMYAGNKSVAEAIVYGAFDIIESKAKSDPLQVFKTALENVAPAIEVRSRRVGGATYQVPVEVRNERRQALAIRWIITAARARNDKTMVDRLSAELLDASNNRGNAVKKREDTHRMAEANRAFSHYRW, encoded by the coding sequence ATGTCGCGTCGCCATCGCGCCGAGAAGCGGGAAATCATCGAGGACGCCAAGTTCGGCGATACCGTCGTCACCAAATTCATGAACTCGATCATGTACGCCGGCAACAAGTCGGTCGCCGAGGCGATCGTCTACGGGGCCTTCGACATCATCGAGTCCAAGGCCAAGAGCGACCCGTTGCAGGTCTTCAAGACCGCGCTCGAGAATGTCGCGCCGGCGATCGAGGTTCGCTCGCGGCGCGTCGGCGGCGCCACCTATCAGGTGCCGGTCGAGGTGCGCAACGAGCGCCGTCAGGCGCTGGCGATCCGCTGGATCATCACCGCGGCGCGCGCTCGCAACGACAAGACGATGGTCGATCGTCTGTCTGCGGAGCTGCTCGACGCCTCCAACAACCGCGGCAATGCGGTGAAGAAGCGCGAGGACACGCACCGCATGGCGGAAGCCAACCGCGCCTTCTCGCATTACCGCTGGTAA
- the rpsL gene encoding 30S ribosomal protein S12: MPTISQLIRKPRQPKTYREKSRHLGACPQKRGVCTRVYTTTPKKPNSALRKVAKVRLTNGFEVIGYIPGEGHNLQEHSVVMIRGGRVKDLPGVRYHILRGVLDTQGVKDRKQRRSKYGAKRPK, encoded by the coding sequence ATGCCGACGATCAGCCAGTTGATCCGCAAGCCGCGGCAACCGAAGACCTACCGCGAGAAGTCCCGCCATCTCGGGGCCTGCCCGCAGAAGCGCGGCGTCTGCACGCGCGTCTACACGACGACGCCGAAGAAGCCTAACTCGGCTCTCCGCAAGGTCGCCAAGGTTCGTCTCACCAACGGCTTCGAGGTCATCGGCTATATTCCGGGCGAGGGCCACAATCTGCAGGAGCACTCGGTGGTCATGATCCGCGGCGGCCGCGTGAAGGACCTTCCCGGCGTGCGCTATCATATTCTGCGCGGCGTGCTCGACACGCAGGGCGTCAAGGACCGCAAGCAGCGCCGTTCGAAATACGGCGCGAAGCGTCCGAAGTAA